The DNA region GAGGATCTCGACGATGAGGGGCCAAAACTGCTCGCGCCCTACCGCACGGTGCTCACCGGCTCGCATCCCGAATATCACACGCTCGGCACGCTCGACGCCTTGCAGGCCTATACGCAGCAGGGCGGCAAATTCATCTATCTCGGCGGCAACGGTTTTTATTGGCGCATCGCTCGCGACAAGAAGATGCCGCATGTGATCGAGCTGCGTCGCGCCGAGGGCGGCATCCGCGCCTGGGCCGCCGAGCCCGGCGAATATTACCATGCGCTCGACGGCCAGTTCGGCGGCCTGTGGCGCCGCAACCGGCGCCCGCCGCAGATGCTGGCGGGCGTCGGCTTCTCGGGGCAGGGCCTGTTCGAGGGCACACATTACCGGCGCTTGCCGGCCTCCCACGATCCGGCCCATGCCTGGATGTTCGAGGGTATCGAGGACGAGGTGCTGGGCGATTACGGCCTGTCGGGCGGCGGCGCCGCGGGCTTCGAGTTGGACAGGGCCGATGCGGAATTGGGCACGCCCCGGAACGCCGTGATCCTCGCCCGCTCCGAAGATCCACCGGCCTCCTTCGTCACCGTGCCCGAAGAATTGCTGTCGCATCTGCGCACCGTCTCGGGCGAACCGCCGGAAGAGCTCAAGCGCGCCGAGATCGTCTATTTCGATACGCCGTCCGGCGGCACTGTGTTCTCGGTCGGCTCGATCACCTTCTGCGGCAGCCTGTGGCGCGACGGTTTCGAGGGGCCGGTGTCGCAACTCCTGGAGAATGTGGTGCGGCGCTTCAGCAGGGTGGCGTCATGACCAATGCGTCAAGGGCGATTTCTGGAGCTGGTCCCTGATGAGCGTGTCGTGAAACTCGTCCGACATCTCATCGTCCCAGATGCGGTGCGAATGTGATCAGTGCGACACCGGCGATCGCCAGGACGATGCCGGCGCCTTCTGCCAATCCGACCTTCTCGCCGAAAACGAAGATCGCGACAAGGTTGATCGCGACCAGCTGAAGCACAGCCGTGACGCTGAAGGCCGTCGCCATCCCCATCTGGCGCAACAGGCGCAGCATCAGCAAATTGCCGACCACATAGAGCATCATCGTGAAGATCACGCGTCCGAACGATGGAGAGATCGACCAAGCCTTCGCGCTGCTCGCCGCGCCGATGAATACCGTGGTCGCGACGCAGAGTTGAAAGAAGGAGGAGACAGTCATGCGTTTGGACCTAGCGTGTTCCGGCAGCGGCTCCAACTAAAGGTTTGAGTTCGTGCACAACCGCCTTCGCCCCCGAACGCAGACGCGCAGCCGGGCGATCCCGCTTGGCCAAAGCGCGCCGATGGATCATCATGAGGAAGCCGGATCGGCATCGGGAATGGCGTCAACGCGCTCCTTGACGCCGAGGCCTATCGTATCAGGAGGTTCTATGCCTGCGATCGTCAAGTCCCTGTCCTCGACCGAAGCCGAAGCCGAGGAATGGCGGCTGCGCTGCGACATGGCGGCGGTGTTCCGCATCTGCGCCCGCCATGGCTGGAACGAACAGATCGGCAACCACAACTCGCTGATGCTGCCGCAGGCGCGCCCGGGGGCGCCGCCGCTCTTCATCATCAACCCGCGCGGCTATCGCTTCGAGGAGCTCACCGCCTCGAGCCTGATCGCCTGCGATCTCGACGGGCGTGTCATCCGCGGCAAGGGCGAGCTGCGCAAGGTCGCCTTCCACATCCATGCCCGCATCCATCTGCGCAATCCCGCGGCGGCCTGCGTGCTGCATGTGCATCCCCGCTACCTCACGGCGCTGTCGATGCTGGAGGAGCCCGAGCTCGCTCTCGCCCATCACAACAACCTGACCTTGAACGACCGGGTGGTGGTCGACGCGCATGGCGACGAGCCGGTCGACGACAATTCCGAAGGCGACCGTATCGCCGATCTGATGGGCGACAAGAGCATCATGATCATGGCGAGCCATGGCGTCACCGTGGTCGGGCCGAGCGTGCATGACGCCTTCGACGAATTGTTCATGGCCGAGCGCACCGCCATGTACCAGGTGACCGCCATGTCGACCGGCCAGAAGCTGCGCGTGCTGCCCGAGCGGCTGCGCCGTCGCCATAACGGCGCTTGGGGCGAGCGCTACGATGCACGCCTGCATCTCGATGCCTGGCGCCGCATCCTCGACAAGGAAGAGCCGGATTATGCGAGTTGAATGGCGGGCGAGTGGCGAGTAGCGAGTGCCGAATAGTAGATAGGGTGAGTAGTGAGTAGTGAGTAGTGAGTAGTGAGGTTTCAGGATATCTCCTATTTTCTAGTATCTACTCACTGCTCACTATTCACTATTCACTACTCACTATTCACCATTCGCCTCATCCGGTCAGAATAGGCCGAAGCGAGTCGAGTTCCTCCGTGATGAAGTCGAAGAAGGCCGAGACTCTCTGCGTCCGCCTGAGATCCGGGTGGGTGAGCAAGCGCCAGCTTCTTGCAAGCTCGGGGATTGGCCCGAGAACGCGCACGAGGTCGGGTTCCGCATCACCGAGTGCGGTTGGAAGTGGAGCTATGCCGATCCCAGACTTCACGGCGTAGACCAGCCCTAGGACGCTGTTGTTGCGGGCTATGACCTCGGCGTCGGGCGCGACCTCGCGAAGCCACTTCGCCGCACGATGGTTGGCCATCGACTGGTCGAGGCCGATGAGCGCATGACGATTGAGATCCTCGACGCGCTCCGGCTTGCCGCGGCGCTCGATATACTTACGGCTCGCGTAGACCGCCCAGATCGAATCCGCGATCTTGCGGCCGACGAGCACGTCGTCGTCGGTATCGCCGGAGCGCAGCGCGACGTCCGCGTCTCCCTTCGACAAGTCGAGGTACTTGTCGCTCATCACAAACTCGACCCGCAGCCCCGGATGGCGGGCGTGGAAATGGTCGAGCAGCGAGGATTGCGTGATGCGATACATGATCGGTTCCGGGCAGGTGACGCGGATGACCCCGACCTCGCCTCGTGTGACCGTGGCCTGGTGCTGCTCGAACCCCTGCACGGCATGCTCGACGCGTTCGGCGTAGGGGAGCATCGCTTCGCCGAATTCAGTGAGCCGGTAGCCGGTCGGGTGACGTTTCACGAGTTGCCGCCCGATCCTGCGTTCGAGCTCGGCCAGTCGGCGATGCACCGTGGACTGGCTTAGCCGAAGAGATTTTGCGGCAGCCAACGTGCTGCCGTGGCGAGCCACAGCCAGGAAGTATCGCAGATCGCCCCACTCGAACATGGCCCGATTATGCACATGTGCTCGTGCCGCAAGCAATCTTGCGGCTCCCGCGCACCACGCGGCGATGTAGGATTGAAAATATGCGGCCGACCACTCGCCGTTGCGAGCGGCGCGGCATGAGCCATCAAGGGAGCCCGGCAATGCACATGATGATCGGTTTCGCCGTTGCGCTTGCAGCCGCCGGCAGCGTGCCTGCAAGCGCAAATGACGGCAATCTGGCGAAGCCGAACCTCCTCTTTCAACAGATCGTAGCCGGGATGCCGAGAGGGGAGCAGCAGGAGGTGCGGGTGCTTACCGCGACCTTCAAGCCGGGCGACAGGACCGTTTACCACAGCCATGCCTTTCCTGTGACCGTCTACGTCCTGGACGGAGCCTTCACCCTCGAGCTCGACGGCCGCGACCCGATTGTCGTGAAGGCCGACGAGGCGCTGGTCGAGCCACCGCATGTCGCCATGACGGGCTACAACCGGAGCGCCAGCGAGCCGACCAAGGTCGTCATCTTTTACGTCAGCGAACCCGGGGCGCCGTTCCTCGACCTGCACCATTAGTAGTTAGTAGTGAGTAGTGAGTAGTGAGTAGTGAGTAGTGAGTAGTGAGTAGTGAGTAGTGAGTAGTGAGTAGTGAGTAGTGAGTAGTGAGTAGTGAGTAGTGAGTAGTGAGTAGTGAGTAGTGAGTAGCCAGTGATTCGACGTCACTTAGAGTTATTCTATTCGCCACTCGCTATTCGCCACTCGCCCCGCTCTACTCACTCTTCACTCTTCACTCCTCACCCCTCACCACTCGTTATCTCCTCACCACATAGAGCTTGCCCGAACCCGAGATCCGATAAGTCTGCTTGAGCCGGCGATTGAGCTCCGGGAGGAAGCGGATACCGATCTCCCGATTGCGCTGCCAAACGATCTCCGCCGTCTCGATCGACAATCTCAAATCGTCGAAGAGGCGGATCTGGGCCGGGAGTTTCGCGTTCGTTCTCAGGCGAAGCCGGGCTCCGGTA from Rhizobiales bacterium GAS188 includes:
- a CDS encoding Multidrug transporter EmrE produces the protein MTVSSFFQLCVATTVFIGAASSAKAWSISPSFGRVIFTMMLYVVGNLLMLRLLRQMGMATAFSVTAVLQLVAINLVAIFVFGEKVGLAEGAGIVLAIAGVALITFAPHLGR
- a CDS encoding Ribulose-5-phosphate 4-epimerase/Fuculose-1-phosphate aldolase, which translates into the protein MPAIVKSLSSTEAEAEEWRLRCDMAAVFRICARHGWNEQIGNHNSLMLPQARPGAPPLFIINPRGYRFEELTASSLIACDLDGRVIRGKGELRKVAFHIHARIHLRNPAAACVLHVHPRYLTALSMLEEPELALAHHNNLTLNDRVVVDAHGDEPVDDNSEGDRIADLMGDKSIMIMASHGVTVVGPSVHDAFDELFMAERTAMYQVTAMSTGQKLRVLPERLRRRHNGAWGERYDARLHLDAWRRILDKEEPDYAS
- a CDS encoding transcriptional regulator, LysR family, translated to MFEWGDLRYFLAVARHGSTLAAAKSLRLSQSTVHRRLAELERRIGRQLVKRHPTGYRLTEFGEAMLPYAERVEHAVQGFEQHQATVTRGEVGVIRVTCPEPIMYRITQSSLLDHFHARHPGLRVEFVMSDKYLDLSKGDADVALRSGDTDDDVLVGRKIADSIWAVYASRKYIERRGKPERVEDLNRHALIGLDQSMANHRAAKWLREVAPDAEVIARNNSVLGLVYAVKSGIGIAPLPTALGDAEPDLVRVLGPIPELARSWRLLTHPDLRRTQRVSAFFDFITEELDSLRPILTG
- a CDS encoding Cupin domain-containing protein, coding for MHMMIGFAVALAAAGSVPASANDGNLAKPNLLFQQIVAGMPRGEQQEVRVLTATFKPGDRTVYHSHAFPVTVYVLDGAFTLELDGRDPIVVKADEALVEPPHVAMTGYNRSASEPTKVVIFYVSEPGAPFLDLHH